GACAACCATTGCAACAACCGCGATACGGTAAATGTTCAGCCATGTTTTGCTTGTTTTAATAAATTCAATATTTGTCTCACCATAATAGTAGTTTCCGACAACTGAACTAAAGGCGAACAAGAACATTGCGATGGCTATGAAACTAGGAGCCCAGCCTCCAATATGGTGGCTCAGAGCAGCCTGTGTAACCTGGATGCCGTCACCCTTTGGTGTTACACTGTACAGTAAAATGATAAACGCAGTAGACGTACATACGATAAATGTATCGAAAAACACGCCTAATGTCTGAATAAAGCCTTGTTTTGCCGGATGCGAAACATGAGCTGTCGCAGCAGCATTTGGCGCGCTACCCATTCCTGCTTCGTTAGAGAAAAGTCCGCGCTGTGCACCAATGACGATGATAGCTCCCAGTCCTCCGCCGACAACTTGATCAATTCCTAAAGCGTTTTTAACAATAATCGCAATAACACTTGGGAATGCAGAAATATTTGCAAATACAACATATAGCGCAATTAAAATATAAAGTCCAGCCATGACCGGAACAATCAATTGTGTCACAGCGACAACACGTTTTAAACCGCCAAAAATAATAAAGGCTGTTAAAACAGCAAGAACAATGGCGACAACAGTTTTATTCACATGAAAAGCGCCTTCTAACGCTCCTGCAATTGTATTGGATTGAACAGCGTTAAAAATTAATCCGAATGATACGGTAATTAAGACAGCGAATACGATCCCAAGCCATCTGACTCCAAGGCCTTTTTGAATATAGTAGGCCGGACCGCCGCGGAAATCGTCTCCGTCCTTCACTTTATAAAGCTGTGCCAACGTACTCTCAACGAAGCTTGAAGCCATGCCTACAGCAGCTACAACCCACATCCAAAAGACAGCCCCTGGGCCGCCCGTCGCAATGGCTAAGGCTACACCTGTCAAATTCCCTGTACCGACTCGGGATGCCGCCGAGATAAAAAACGCCTGCATAGATGAGACGCCTTTATTTCCATCAGGCTTCTCTCCTACTATTCTGAACATTTCAATAAAGTAACGGAATTGGATAAAACCAAAACGAAGTGTGAAAAATAACCCAAGCCCTACTAAAATATAAAACAAATATTTCCAAATAAAAGCACTTGGAATATTGATTAAGCTATAGAATAAAGACTCCATATTGCCCTCCCGTTTCATCAATTCTTAGTAAATTCAATTTTGATGTTAGATTTTTTAACATGCTGAGTCTTATTATATCACAATATGTCGAATTAGGAAGTTTTTTCGCGAAGATTATTGTCTAGATTGATACTTACTCCTTCGTTCCGCCTTTCTATTATTTTCCTATAAATAAAAAATTTAAGATAAACTTGCATGGAAAAAGTGTTCTCTATTAAAAAGTAAGAATGTTATCTTGGCACTTTTATAAATAAAGTGATAAATCCTAAACACCGAACATATCATTTAAAATGTGTTTTTATTCACATCTCAGAGCGGGTATACATACACTAATAAAAGCAATTTCTCTTTCAAAAGTAAGCAAAAAGATATATACTTAACAAAGTGAAATTTATTTTTAAATTTAAAAAATCAGGTTTACTTTCAGATTGGATTAGGGTATTATTATAAGAATATTCAGTATATTAAAGGGGGGAGATCATTTGAAAAAAGTAACGATACTGAAAGCGTCCATCTTATTCTTGGCGATTGCCAGTTTTCATTTGTTCTCAATTCCCCACGCCTTTGATATCGGCCATCATTATAAAGCTGTAGCCGACCAGCAGGAAATGCATGAGATGAAAACCGGCCAAAATGCTGATGATGAGAAGAAATCCATCACAGGAGCAATTGCGCTTATCGCTTTATGGGCAATGGCTGTTCTGCTTCTGACCGCTGAAAGCAAAGATACGG
The Bacillus vallismortis genome window above contains:
- a CDS encoding alanine/glycine:cation symporter family protein, with the protein product MESLFYSLINIPSAFIWKYLFYILVGLGLFFTLRFGFIQFRYFIEMFRIVGEKPDGNKGVSSMQAFFISAASRVGTGNLTGVALAIATGGPGAVFWMWVVAAVGMASSFVESTLAQLYKVKDGDDFRGGPAYYIQKGLGVRWLGIVFAVLITVSFGLIFNAVQSNTIAGALEGAFHVNKTVVAIVLAVLTAFIIFGGLKRVVAVTQLIVPVMAGLYILIALYVVFANISAFPSVIAIIVKNALGIDQVVGGGLGAIIVIGAQRGLFSNEAGMGSAPNAAATAHVSHPAKQGFIQTLGVFFDTFIVCTSTAFIILLYSVTPKGDGIQVTQAALSHHIGGWAPSFIAIAMFLFAFSSVVGNYYYGETNIEFIKTSKTWLNIYRIAVVAMVVFGCVAGFQIVWDMADLFMGIMALINLVVITLLSNVAYKVYKDYASQRKQGLDPVFKSKNIPGLKNAETWEDERQEA